One genomic window of Sporosarcina ureae includes the following:
- a CDS encoding LysR family transcriptional regulator — protein MEFKDLEIFQMVAEKGTITAAAKELRYVQSNITSRIQKLEAELKTPLFNRHNRGMILTPEGKRLLIYSEKILSLTNEMRKVVQNDKEPSGKLELGSVETVIKLPIILSRYNNKYKQVDISLLTGVTEGLQFKVLNHQLDGAFISEGTAHPDLAVHDVLEEELVLLSSKPFQSIEDIKDEPILCFRKGCGYRARLELWLEDERFKPTKMMEFGTLETILGSVAAGLGVTFVPRSTVTHLLDQGSVYCYHLPPKYSQIKTVFVRRADSYLTPTIAKFIKVIDEFREKSDEQFQKSTQI, from the coding sequence ATGGAATTTAAAGACTTAGAGATATTTCAGATGGTCGCAGAGAAAGGAACTATCACAGCGGCTGCTAAAGAATTACGCTATGTACAGTCAAATATTACGTCCCGAATACAAAAGCTCGAAGCGGAGTTAAAGACTCCATTATTTAACCGACATAATCGAGGAATGATCTTGACACCAGAGGGGAAACGACTTCTGATTTACAGCGAGAAGATATTATCACTAACCAATGAAATGAGAAAAGTCGTGCAGAATGACAAAGAGCCTTCAGGAAAACTTGAGCTAGGGTCGGTAGAAACCGTCATCAAATTACCGATTATTCTATCGAGATATAATAATAAATATAAGCAAGTCGATATTTCACTATTGACAGGTGTAACTGAAGGATTGCAGTTTAAGGTTCTAAACCATCAACTCGACGGAGCTTTTATATCGGAAGGAACAGCGCATCCCGACCTAGCTGTACATGATGTGCTCGAAGAAGAACTCGTGTTACTTTCAAGTAAACCGTTTCAATCCATAGAAGATATTAAAGATGAGCCAATTCTTTGTTTCAGAAAGGGGTGTGGCTATCGGGCACGTTTAGAGTTGTGGCTCGAAGATGAGCGGTTTAAGCCGACGAAAATGATGGAGTTCGGAACACTGGAGACGATTCTTGGCAGTGTGGCAGCAGGATTAGGTGTTACATTCGTTCCGAGATCAACTGTTACTCATCTTCTAGATCAAGGATCAGTCTATTGCTATCATCTACCACCAAAATACAGTCAAATTAAAACGGTTTTTGTACGACGTGCGGATTCCTATTTGACTCCGACTATTGCTAAGTTTATAAAAGTTATTGATGAATTCAGAGAAAAATCAGATGAGCAATTTCAAAAGTCGACACAAATTTGA
- a CDS encoding acetylornithine transaminase, translating to MTYLFNNYARRAVHLVKGQGTVVTDDKGKDYLDFTSGIAVVSLGHAHPAIVKALQEQSEKLWHISNLFESPEQEKLAESLTRNTDLSYALFCNSGAEANEAAIKLARKHTGKHHILSFKQSFHGRTFGAMAATGQDKIQKGFGPMLESFEALPFNDVEALKQATNDHVAAIMLEVIQAEGGVNSIEPAFAEAVMAACNEHNILLIIDEVQTGIGRTGTRYAYEQTALKPNIVSLAKGLGGGFPIGALLASEELFNTFGPGTHGTTFGGNPLAVSVAQTVVDHVFDPAFLKDVQEKSTYLKQQLQSELPKDKYSIRGNGLLVGIHSNNEVGSYIQEAEKQGLLLVPAGTNVIRLLPPLTVSKEEIDQAVAILKKILT from the coding sequence GTGACGTATTTATTCAATAACTATGCAAGACGTGCGGTGCATCTCGTTAAAGGCCAAGGTACCGTAGTGACAGACGATAAAGGGAAGGACTACTTAGACTTTACTAGCGGTATCGCAGTCGTCAGTTTAGGACATGCTCATCCCGCGATCGTTAAAGCATTGCAAGAACAAAGCGAAAAGCTATGGCATATTTCAAATTTATTCGAAAGTCCAGAACAAGAAAAACTTGCTGAATCATTGACAAGAAATACGGATTTGTCGTATGCGTTATTTTGTAACAGTGGAGCCGAAGCGAATGAAGCTGCAATTAAACTAGCACGTAAACATACAGGAAAACATCATATCTTATCGTTCAAACAGTCATTTCACGGGCGGACCTTTGGCGCAATGGCCGCTACCGGTCAGGATAAAATCCAAAAAGGGTTCGGTCCGATGCTAGAAAGTTTTGAAGCCTTGCCATTTAATGATGTTGAGGCTTTGAAACAAGCGACGAACGATCATGTCGCTGCCATCATGTTAGAAGTCATCCAGGCGGAAGGTGGAGTCAACTCCATTGAACCCGCTTTCGCTGAAGCAGTTATGGCTGCATGTAATGAACACAATATTCTTCTCATTATCGACGAAGTACAGACAGGCATTGGACGTACAGGAACTCGCTATGCCTACGAGCAGACTGCACTAAAACCAAATATCGTATCACTTGCTAAAGGTCTTGGTGGCGGGTTCCCGATTGGAGCATTGCTAGCTAGCGAAGAGTTATTCAATACATTCGGACCCGGCACACACGGTACAACATTTGGCGGAAATCCATTAGCGGTCTCAGTTGCCCAAACAGTAGTTGATCATGTGTTTGATCCTGCTTTCTTAAAGGATGTACAAGAAAAGTCTACGTATCTGAAGCAACAACTCCAATCAGAATTACCTAAAGATAAATATTCAATTCGCGGTAATGGATTACTAGTTGGAATTCATTCAAATAATGAGGTTGGTTCATACATCCAAGAGGCCGAAAAACAAGGCTTGCTCCTAGTACCTGCTGGAACGAATGTTATCCGTCTGTTACCACCACTGACAGTTTCAAAAGAAGAAATCGACCAAGCGGTAGCGATTTTAAAGAAAATATTAACGTAA
- a CDS encoding Era-like GTP-binding protein, which yields MKTPNFMSDESFDKVFKEESDLINEQLKKEILIAMIGDVNAGKSSTLNRLMQKDVAEVGAQPGETKEVKKFYYTDNILFVDTPGLDDIYQEHSNETLKFYNQADVILFFLNAAGTVLSDTELKSLNKIATLNKKIILVLNKIDAADDVLSLVNYVLEHTGFAYPVIPISSKTGEQMEFLQREILQQLKDANKDLLLAANMADKSSIAKRWILAAGASAATIGAVPIPGADFIPLTTLQVGLMLKLSTLYGKPITKDHAKN from the coding sequence ATGAAAACTCCAAATTTTATGTCAGATGAATCATTCGATAAAGTTTTTAAAGAAGAATCAGATCTCATCAATGAGCAATTAAAAAAAGAAATTCTTATTGCAATGATCGGGGACGTTAATGCAGGAAAGTCATCAACACTGAACCGTCTAATGCAAAAAGATGTAGCGGAAGTGGGAGCGCAACCGGGAGAAACGAAGGAAGTTAAGAAATTTTATTACACAGATAATATACTTTTTGTTGATACACCGGGTCTTGATGATATCTATCAAGAACATTCAAATGAAACACTGAAATTTTATAATCAAGCAGATGTGATTCTATTCTTCCTAAATGCAGCGGGTACGGTGTTGTCAGATACGGAACTAAAGTCATTAAATAAGATTGCCACGCTCAACAAGAAAATCATTCTTGTGCTCAATAAAATAGATGCAGCGGATGATGTTCTGAGTTTAGTGAACTATGTTTTGGAGCATACTGGGTTTGCTTACCCGGTTATTCCGATCTCTTCGAAGACAGGAGAGCAAATGGAATTCTTACAAAGAGAGATCCTACAGCAATTAAAAGATGCAAATAAAGATCTATTACTCGCAGCAAATATGGCGGATAAGTCGTCTATTGCCAAACGATGGATTCTCGCGGCTGGTGCGTCAGCCGCTACTATTGGAGCGGTTCCCATTCCGGGAGCTGATTTTATACCATTGACAACATTGCAAGTGGGACTCATGTTAAAGTTGTCGACATTATATGGCAAGCCGATTACGAAAGACCATGCCAAGAATTGA
- a CDS encoding methyl-accepting chemotaxis protein — protein sequence MEKLLRTSSARNALRKVERVTKRIQPLIENEQSFTLNYQVLHQILDEQLEEDEYFVIVDEMGRSYIHTNRLWEGTVFSDAIGLCAANTTKPLLQVYERKSGERLIDASMPIIQVGSKQFTLRLGRINHQKYILYGATLSVVLPALAMGVLAYIFDLPIQQSVAFVSMSLLLSGIFTTGLYNIVMKGVRSWRKVTRKISSGDLTAEVTERSRSEFNQIGFEINKIVIGTKNIVTELDRSSEIVDRISEVQASEAGRLSHVFTSYGETMQNFQSGTEQQLSSLQSANAMVQTMMAGIREMELRIQQTLSKSEHALTAATQGSQAIEETEEKMRQINEAVHMSSQKIMQVAEDINQVIQKVSLITKIAEQTNLLALNASIEAARAGEAGNGFSVVANEVRKLAEETNAFANDVVRTLEQTNNEVKIAVQHVESNADTIEEGVEIVKIAGQSILYMNDAVIDTKSAVTSNSLHAEELIKDGEQIEKIIEQITMISEQFTDSVIQTVAGMDEQVEGIQQLASDASKLTDEATALSRIVHRFTF from the coding sequence TTGGAAAAGCTTTTGAGAACATCTTCTGCACGGAATGCTCTTAGAAAAGTAGAACGGGTTACAAAGCGCATTCAGCCATTAATAGAAAATGAACAATCATTTACTTTGAATTATCAAGTTCTTCATCAAATATTAGACGAACAGCTTGAAGAGGATGAATACTTTGTCATTGTGGATGAAATGGGTCGGAGCTATATCCATACTAATCGGTTATGGGAAGGCACAGTATTTTCCGATGCCATTGGCTTGTGTGCTGCTAATACAACCAAGCCGTTACTGCAAGTGTATGAAAGAAAATCCGGTGAGCGACTTATTGATGCATCCATGCCAATCATTCAAGTTGGAAGCAAGCAATTCACGTTGCGATTAGGTCGAATAAATCATCAGAAATACATTCTTTATGGAGCGACTTTATCTGTTGTATTGCCAGCTTTGGCGATGGGAGTACTTGCATATATATTTGATTTACCTATCCAACAGAGCGTAGCATTCGTTAGTATGTCTTTACTTCTTTCAGGCATTTTCACAACTGGTCTCTATAACATAGTCATGAAAGGTGTACGGTCTTGGCGTAAAGTCACGAGGAAAATTTCATCTGGTGATCTAACAGCCGAAGTAACCGAAAGATCCAGATCTGAGTTTAATCAAATTGGTTTCGAAATTAATAAAATCGTTATCGGTACAAAGAATATCGTCACAGAACTCGATCGCTCCTCTGAAATCGTGGATCGAATTAGTGAAGTGCAGGCTTCCGAAGCGGGTCGATTATCACATGTCTTCACTTCATATGGCGAAACTATGCAAAACTTCCAAAGTGGAACAGAGCAACAATTATCTTCATTACAATCTGCCAACGCTATGGTCCAGACGATGATGGCGGGAATTCGAGAAATGGAATTACGCATACAACAAACACTTTCCAAATCTGAACATGCGTTGACTGCTGCAACACAAGGTAGTCAGGCAATTGAAGAAACAGAAGAAAAGATGCGGCAGATCAATGAAGCGGTTCACATGTCTTCACAAAAAATTATGCAGGTCGCAGAGGATATCAACCAAGTCATACAAAAAGTTTCTCTCATTACAAAAATCGCTGAACAAACGAACTTGTTAGCACTCAATGCCTCTATTGAAGCGGCGCGGGCAGGAGAAGCGGGGAACGGATTCTCAGTCGTAGCAAACGAAGTTCGTAAACTGGCAGAAGAAACGAATGCATTCGCAAATGATGTTGTGCGAACACTAGAACAAACAAATAACGAAGTGAAAATTGCCGTACAACATGTAGAATCGAATGCGGATACTATTGAAGAAGGCGTGGAAATCGTCAAAATAGCCGGACAATCCATTCTCTATATGAATGACGCTGTGATTGATACAAAATCAGCTGTCACAAGCAATAGCCTTCACGCGGAAGAATTAATTAAAGACGGTGAGCAAATCGAAAAAATCATCGAGCAAATTACTATGATATCTGAACAATTTACAGATAGTGTCATCCAAACAGTAGCTGGTATGGATGAACAAGTAGAGGGAATCCAGCAGTTGGCAAGTGATGCCAGCAAACTAACAGACGAAGCAACAGCGTTAAGTCGTATCGTCCACCGCTTCACATTCTAA
- the argB gene encoding acetylglutamate kinase — protein sequence MTTSKSTQHTARKRQVIKLGGSMLDELGDNFFQGVKKLQQDGVQVIIVHGGGPNINQELENQDVTSTVVKGFRVTSAEAIGIIQSIMIGQVNPTLVHRFNHEGIKAIGLSGFDANLFTCDVLDFETYGYVGEIKTVKTEVLDALLDAGIIPVISCIGATASGEPLNVNADTVASRIALAVKAESLLLVTDTSGIRIQDQPQAEAGPQAIYSWIKTDDIYGGMIPKVMAAIDCLEAGIPSVQIVCQKLKGTVITNEEAIV from the coding sequence ATGACTACGTCCAAATCAACGCAACATACCGCACGTAAACGACAGGTTATTAAACTAGGTGGCAGTATGCTAGACGAGTTAGGTGATAATTTTTTTCAAGGTGTGAAAAAGTTACAGCAAGATGGTGTTCAAGTAATTATTGTTCATGGCGGAGGCCCGAATATTAATCAAGAGCTTGAAAATCAAGACGTCACTTCGACTGTAGTTAAAGGATTCCGTGTTACGTCTGCTGAAGCAATTGGTATCATCCAGTCGATCATGATTGGTCAAGTAAATCCAACGCTCGTACATCGCTTTAATCATGAAGGAATCAAGGCGATTGGATTAAGTGGATTCGATGCGAACTTATTTACATGTGATGTACTTGACTTTGAAACGTATGGTTATGTGGGAGAAATAAAAACAGTTAAAACAGAAGTCCTGGATGCGCTACTAGATGCCGGAATTATTCCTGTTATTTCTTGTATTGGTGCAACCGCATCTGGAGAACCATTGAACGTTAATGCGGATACAGTCGCGAGTCGAATTGCATTAGCTGTGAAGGCAGAAAGTTTATTATTAGTGACAGATACATCTGGAATCAGGATTCAAGATCAGCCCCAAGCGGAAGCGGGACCCCAAGCTATTTATAGCTGGATTAAAACAGATGATATCTACGGAGGAATGATTCCGAAAGTAATGGCGGCCATCGATTGTCTAGAAGCGGGGATTCCCTCTGTACAGATTGTCTGTCAAAAACTAAAAGGAACGGTCATTACCAATGAGGAGGCAATTGTGTGA
- the argJ gene encoding bifunctional glutamate N-acetyltransferase/amino-acid acetyltransferase ArgJ, giving the protein METIESMKRISRKNIISPKGFKAVGIHCGLKHKKNDLALLVSEVPASVAGVFTTNVIQAAPLQVTKKVVYETQKMQAIVINSGNANACTGKQGMQDAMTMQQKTAEHLGIDSNLVGIASTGVIGEQMNMGPLLSGIEKLQPIDTLEGSIQFSQAILTTDTVTKNTAYATVIDDREIVVAGVAKGSGMIEPNMATMLGFITTDANIESEHLQTALKEITDVTFNSITVDGDTSTNDMVLVMANGLAGNHSLTPDHPEWQSFVDALHAVSRDLAKMIAKDGEGATKLIEAKVTGAVSDEQARQIAKSVVGSPLVKTAVFGCDANWGRIIAAVGYSGATIDPEDIKIYIGDTVVVEGGEPIPFSEEKLLIYLKQHEVKFAIELNQGAGQGMAWGCDLTYDYVQINATYRT; this is encoded by the coding sequence GGAAACTATCGAAAGTATGAAGCGCATCTCGCGTAAAAATATTATCTCACCAAAAGGGTTCAAGGCAGTCGGCATTCACTGTGGGCTAAAACATAAGAAAAATGATTTGGCTCTATTAGTTAGCGAAGTGCCAGCGAGTGTTGCGGGTGTCTTCACAACGAATGTAATCCAAGCAGCTCCACTTCAAGTCACAAAAAAAGTAGTTTATGAAACGCAAAAAATGCAGGCGATCGTCATTAACTCTGGTAACGCAAATGCATGTACAGGAAAGCAAGGCATGCAAGATGCAATGACTATGCAGCAAAAAACTGCAGAGCACTTAGGAATCGATTCCAATCTTGTTGGAATTGCCTCAACAGGTGTGATCGGCGAACAAATGAATATGGGACCTTTACTATCGGGTATTGAAAAGTTACAACCGATAGATACATTGGAAGGATCCATTCAGTTTTCCCAAGCAATTTTAACAACAGATACCGTAACGAAAAATACTGCATATGCAACGGTGATTGATGATCGTGAAATAGTAGTAGCGGGTGTTGCAAAAGGTTCCGGAATGATTGAACCGAATATGGCGACGATGCTGGGCTTCATTACAACCGATGCCAATATCGAGTCTGAACATTTACAAACCGCACTAAAAGAAATTACGGATGTAACATTCAACTCCATTACGGTAGATGGAGATACATCAACGAATGATATGGTACTCGTTATGGCAAACGGACTTGCGGGTAACCATTCATTAACTCCAGATCATCCCGAATGGCAATCTTTCGTCGATGCATTGCATGCTGTGTCACGTGATTTGGCAAAAATGATCGCTAAAGACGGAGAAGGTGCTACTAAATTAATCGAAGCGAAAGTTACAGGTGCAGTTTCGGATGAACAAGCGCGTCAAATTGCGAAATCTGTTGTCGGCTCACCACTTGTCAAGACGGCAGTATTTGGCTGTGACGCCAATTGGGGGAGAATTATTGCGGCAGTCGGATATAGCGGCGCCACAATAGATCCTGAAGATATCAAAATCTATATCGGCGACACAGTAGTAGTAGAAGGCGGGGAACCCATTCCGTTTTCAGAAGAAAAACTGTTGATCTACCTAAAACAACATGAAGTGAAATTCGCAATAGAATTAAACCAGGGAGCTGGTCAAGGAATGGCATGGGGGTGCGATCTTACTTATGACTACGTCCAAATCAACGCAACATACCGCACGTAA
- a CDS encoding ABC transporter permease has protein sequence MEKFIDFLAMNFGWLFDFIFTIASTTIRTIETALLATPWWAIMIVVFLLGWYLNSIFNGLLFAVFIFLIGSFNLWEDTMTTVAIIVISVVLSLAIGIPVGILMAFSKTFSIIMRPLLDAMQTMPTFVYLIPVIFFFPLGNVPAIIATIIYALPPVIRLTELGIRNVDSEVIESAESFGSSRNQMLVKVQLPQALPTMMAGINQTTMMALSMAVVGSMVGAHGLGERVLFSINQINISLGFEAGISIVFLAIIIDRLTNGVADRLQNTGRRSA, from the coding sequence GTGGAAAAGTTTATTGATTTTCTTGCAATGAACTTTGGCTGGCTATTTGATTTCATCTTCACTATTGCATCCACTACAATCCGAACTATTGAGACAGCTTTACTCGCTACACCTTGGTGGGCTATCATGATTGTGGTTTTCCTCCTTGGTTGGTATTTAAACTCCATTTTTAACGGCCTACTGTTTGCCGTCTTTATCTTTTTAATTGGTTCCTTCAATTTATGGGAAGATACGATGACAACAGTCGCGATCATCGTAATATCTGTCGTACTATCCCTTGCAATTGGTATTCCAGTCGGCATATTGATGGCGTTTAGCAAAACATTTTCCATCATCATGCGTCCTCTATTAGATGCCATGCAGACGATGCCTACATTCGTTTACTTGATACCTGTAATATTCTTCTTCCCTCTTGGGAATGTTCCCGCAATTATTGCAACAATCATTTACGCGTTACCACCAGTTATCCGTCTAACAGAACTTGGTATACGAAACGTTGATTCTGAAGTGATTGAGTCAGCGGAATCATTTGGATCTTCTCGAAACCAAATGTTAGTGAAAGTACAATTACCACAAGCATTGCCTACTATGATGGCAGGTATTAATCAAACCACGATGATGGCTTTATCAATGGCTGTCGTTGGTTCCATGGTTGGTGCTCACGGATTAGGTGAACGCGTACTATTCTCAATCAACCAAATCAATATATCATTAGGGTTTGAAGCAGGTATCAGTATCGTATTCTTAGCGATTATTATTGACCGTTTAACAAATGGAGTGGCAGACCGCCTACAAAATACAGGGAGGAGATCAGCATGA
- a CDS encoding DUF420 domain-containing protein has product MNYTNQTTPPANFKKRNYRPAIIIISVILIGAIGILAGMPGVENFTAFDITILPLLNAIFNSFTFIFLVCALVAILKKNIKLHERFIYAAFGTTALFLVTYVAYHFLSESTPFGGSGFLAGFYYFILFSHIVLAAAIVPLALTSVARAWNMEIPRHRKIARWTMPIWLYVSFTGVLVYILISPYY; this is encoded by the coding sequence ATGAATTATACAAATCAAACAACACCGCCCGCAAATTTCAAAAAACGGAATTACCGTCCGGCGATTATCATTATCTCGGTCATTCTCATCGGTGCGATTGGCATCTTGGCAGGTATGCCAGGCGTAGAAAATTTCACAGCATTCGATATTACGATTTTACCTTTATTAAATGCCATTTTTAACAGTTTCACGTTTATTTTTCTTGTATGTGCATTAGTCGCAATCTTGAAGAAGAATATCAAACTACATGAACGCTTTATCTATGCAGCATTTGGCACAACCGCTTTATTTTTAGTGACGTATGTCGCCTATCACTTTTTATCAGAGTCTACACCATTTGGCGGTAGTGGTTTCTTGGCTGGATTCTATTACTTCATCCTGTTTTCACACATCGTATTAGCTGCTGCAATCGTTCCGTTAGCGCTAACAAGTGTAGCAAGAGCATGGAATATGGAGATCCCGCGTCACCGCAAAATTGCACGATGGACGATGCCTATTTGGTTATATGTTAGTTTCACCGGGGTACTTGTGTATATCTTGATTTCACCTTATTATTAA
- a CDS encoding NlpC/P60 family protein, with the protein MKQICALVLTTMLVLFAIPTNSLAAVFQDVLPQHSAADEIRYLVEKDIIIEKPTAKYRVNEPITRLEASGMIQRALKISVDNRPDANLSDVKLSHPHYALIATMVDEGIFMGNEKNEFQPYGNLKRGQMAAVFVRAFDLTGKSTYRFRDVPATYWGLSDIQKLSVNAITTGYLDNTFKPNQTLTRGHFAVFLARILEPDFREQSACYKPNNTPVQTVNVPVTTLWKEPGKSRTVDAYATNKLPDITKWVAAMSLREKQWLVGKLETQALYGQTVKVLQTKGDWVQVAVIDQSSPKNAAGYPGWMLKNHLTTVYPNYATCDTAMVTTKSAALTIDENGKQPFRSISFNTILPIIDIMDNKLAVQTPADGVKYVDRSAVKIVGADGVMPKPTTQQIMETAKLFNGLTYLWAGTSGFGLDCSGFTYSVYRQHGIDIPRDASVQALNGTLIQKKDLQPGDLLFFAYNKGKGTIHHVAMYAGNGQMIHAPNPKRTVEIIPMTAEPYKSEYVSARRYVK; encoded by the coding sequence TTGAAACAGATATGTGCATTAGTGCTAACGACGATGCTAGTCCTATTTGCAATACCGACTAACTCACTTGCCGCCGTCTTCCAAGACGTACTTCCTCAGCACTCAGCCGCTGATGAAATACGATATCTAGTTGAAAAAGATATCATCATAGAAAAACCAACTGCCAAATACCGTGTAAACGAACCGATCACACGCCTCGAAGCTTCAGGAATGATCCAACGCGCACTGAAAATCTCGGTAGATAATAGACCTGATGCAAATCTGTCAGACGTAAAGCTGTCCCATCCGCATTACGCACTCATCGCCACCATGGTCGATGAAGGTATTTTTATGGGTAACGAGAAAAATGAATTTCAACCGTATGGCAATTTGAAACGTGGGCAAATGGCAGCGGTATTCGTTCGCGCATTCGATCTGACAGGCAAATCCACGTATCGATTCCGTGACGTGCCTGCAACGTACTGGGGTTTATCTGACATACAAAAGTTATCTGTAAATGCCATTACAACAGGCTATTTAGATAACACATTTAAGCCCAATCAAACATTAACACGTGGACACTTTGCAGTATTTCTTGCACGAATTCTTGAGCCTGACTTTAGAGAGCAATCTGCTTGTTATAAGCCGAATAACACACCAGTGCAAACTGTTAATGTTCCTGTTACAACACTTTGGAAAGAGCCAGGAAAATCGCGAACAGTGGATGCTTATGCCACAAACAAATTGCCTGATATTACGAAGTGGGTTGCTGCGATGAGTTTGCGTGAAAAACAATGGTTAGTAGGTAAATTAGAAACTCAAGCACTATATGGTCAAACAGTAAAAGTCCTGCAGACAAAAGGTGACTGGGTTCAAGTGGCAGTAATAGATCAAAGCTCTCCTAAAAACGCAGCAGGTTACCCGGGATGGATGCTGAAAAATCATTTAACGACAGTATACCCTAACTATGCAACATGCGACACAGCCATGGTAACGACGAAATCAGCCGCACTTACAATTGATGAAAATGGCAAGCAACCTTTTCGTTCCATCAGCTTCAACACGATATTGCCTATTATTGATATCATGGATAATAAACTTGCTGTCCAGACACCTGCTGACGGGGTGAAGTACGTTGATAGAAGTGCAGTGAAGATAGTAGGGGCGGATGGAGTCATGCCAAAGCCTACCACACAGCAAATCATGGAAACAGCCAAGCTATTTAATGGATTAACGTATCTATGGGCAGGAACTTCAGGATTTGGCTTGGATTGCTCTGGATTCACTTACTCTGTCTATCGTCAGCATGGTATTGATATACCACGTGATGCATCCGTGCAAGCACTAAATGGAACATTGATACAGAAGAAAGATTTACAACCGGGTGACTTACTGTTCTTTGCCTATAATAAAGGTAAAGGAACTATACATCATGTAGCGATGTACGCAGGGAACGGTCAAATGATTCACGCACCTAATCCTAAACGTACTGTAGAGATCATCCCGATGACTGCGGAACCGTATAAATCAGAATATGTTTCAGCTAGAAGATATGTAAAATGA
- a CDS encoding DMT family transporter, which translates to MKNKIIWGAFLCFIASVSWGAMFPVANSAFKNIDPFYFTLIRYVSVTLLLVAILWFKEGLQAFRFEKKGLSLWFFGTMAFVVYNLFIFWGQDLMGQPGTMVASISEAMMPMISIVIVWMISRHKPHGFTLTCVFTAFVGVMLVITKGDLRTFLTATDDIVPSLLIFIAVIGWVIYTMGGNRFSEWSALRYSTLSCLLGTLTACIVVFFVTWTGYISVPTIETLQVVTPHMLFMIIFPGVIALVGWNVGVRILSPLNGLLFINFVPVTTLVISYIQGYQLTIFDYIGTVFIIAALLGNNIFLRIQQKRKDEARQYKKHTIQPSV; encoded by the coding sequence TTGAAAAACAAAATTATCTGGGGAGCGTTTCTGTGCTTTATAGCTAGTGTTTCATGGGGGGCGATGTTCCCAGTTGCCAATAGTGCATTCAAAAATATCGACCCGTTTTATTTCACATTAATTCGTTATGTCTCAGTTACACTTCTGCTTGTCGCAATATTATGGTTTAAAGAAGGCTTGCAAGCTTTTCGCTTTGAAAAAAAGGGTTTATCTCTTTGGTTCTTCGGTACGATGGCATTTGTTGTTTATAACCTCTTTATTTTCTGGGGACAAGATCTAATGGGACAACCCGGGACTATGGTAGCGTCTATTTCAGAAGCCATGATGCCAATGATTTCTATTGTCATTGTATGGATGATTAGTAGACATAAACCACATGGTTTCACGCTCACTTGTGTGTTTACTGCATTTGTCGGTGTCATGCTTGTGATCACAAAAGGTGATTTACGTACGTTCTTGACAGCAACAGATGACATTGTCCCTTCATTACTAATCTTCATTGCAGTAATCGGCTGGGTGATTTATACGATGGGTGGAAATCGATTTAGTGAATGGTCAGCATTACGTTATTCTACGTTGAGCTGTTTACTTGGCACATTAACTGCTTGTATAGTGGTGTTTTTCGTAACATGGACAGGTTATATTTCTGTCCCCACTATTGAAACATTGCAAGTGGTAACACCACATATGTTGTTTATGATTATTTTTCCAGGTGTGATTGCATTAGTAGGTTGGAATGTTGGCGTACGAATTTTGTCTCCATTGAACGGTTTATTGTTTATTAATTTTGTGCCGGTGACCACATTAGTGATTTCATATATACAAGGATATCAATTAACGATTTTCGATTACATTGGTACGGTATTTATTATTGCAGCGCTGTTAGGAAATAATATATTTCTCCGTATACAACAGAAGCGCAAAGATGAAGCGCGTCAATATAAAAAACATACTATACAGCCTAGTGTTTAA